In one window of Bemisia tabaci chromosome 6, PGI_BMITA_v3 DNA:
- the LOC109036936 gene encoding facilitated trehalose transporter Tret1 yields MLNFIVVSGIQKQLAAALISGFSCFIAGALTGWPAPTLKKLREPDSAIRLTPSEEAWVVNALHITTILSTLPLGSLMNTLGRKTTVLVLCVSPIVSWVLVYFARTSFVLIIARSIGGLWLGGCQTLLPIYIAEIAEPRVRGIAGSFIMVNAFAGIIFVFTIGPYVSVPLMAVINAVCPCVFFMLFSFCPESPYFYVMRGRHEAAGRALAWLRGGAPMDGELNIIQTSIENEAREGQGFYKRMLLLITNPANRKAFFIVEVMTFLQRFSGLSVLNSFSTVMLPERTGLLTADHCTLIMGIVWLLASMCCSSLIDKLGRKPLLHISSIGIFASMIPTAVWYYLDRETTTDVTRVNWVPFAGFLVFGFTVSIGIGPIAAMYPGEMFPSHLKAQASALSNMVSSISATLSTIMFVTINAHIGLFANFLVFAAVGIVNLVFTCFCVIETKGKSLQIIQDELKHGTRKELGVDRDIPEIGCGNHGQRR; encoded by the exons ATGTTAAACTTCATTGTTGTGAGTGGAATCCAGAAGCAGTTGGCAGCAGCTTTGATAT CCGGATTCTCGTGTTTCATTGCCGGCGCCCTGACGGGATGGCCGGCCCCGACCCTGAAGAAACTCCGCGAGCCCGACTCGGCGATCCGGTTGACCCCGTCGGAGGAAGCGTGGGTGGTGAACGCCCTGCACATCACGACGATCCTGAGCACCCTCCCGCTGGGGTCGCTCATGAACACGCTCGGCCGGAAGACGACCGTGCTCGTCCTCTGTGTCTCCCCGATCGTTTCCTGGGTCCTCGTATACTTCGCCCGAACAAGTTTCGTCCTCATCATCGCTAGGTCGATCGGCGGCCTTTGGCTCGGTGGTTGCCAGACCTTGCTGCCCATCTACATCGCCGAGATAGCTGAACCGCGGGTGCGCGGAATCGCCGGCAGTTTCATTATG GTCAACGCTTTTGCAGGAATAATTTTCGTGTTCACGATCGGCCCTTACGTGTCCGTGCCGCTGATGGCGGTTATCAACGCCGTGTGTCCTTGCGTGTTCTTTATGCTGTTTTCGTTCTGTCCGGAGTCACCGTACTTCTACGTCATGCGGGGGCGCCATGAGGCTGCGGGGAGGGCGCTGGCCTGGCTCAGGGGAGGGGCACCCATGGATGGCGAGCTGAACATCATTCAAACGTCCATCGAGAACGAGGCGAGGGAAGGTCAAGGCTTCTACAAACGGATGCTTCTTTTGATCACCAACCCCGCAAACCGAAAAGCTTTCTTCATTGTCGAGGTCATGACTTTCTTGCAAAG ATTTTCCGGCCTTAGTGTTTTGAACTCTTTCTCCACGGTCATGCTACCAGAACGGACCGGCCTCCTGACCGCTGACCACTGCACACTGATCATGGGCATCGTCTGGCTACTGGCCTCTATGTGCTGCTCCTCCTTGATCGACAAACTCGGCAGAAAACCCCTCCTTCACATCTCGAGCATCGGCATATTCGCCTCCATGATCCCGACCGCCGTCTGGTACTACCTGGACAGGGAGACAACAACTGACGTCACTCGGGTCAACTGGGTTCCGTTTGCGGGGTTCCTGGTTTTCGGTTTCACCGTTTCCATCGGGATCGGTCCTATTGCCGCGATGTACCCGGGCGAGATGTTTCCGAGTCACCTCAAAGCTCAAGCCTCGGCCCTGTCGAATATGGTGTCGTCTATCTCGGCTACTCTCAGTACGATTATGTTCGTGACGATAAATGCGCATATTGGGCTGTtcgccaattttttggttttcgcTGCCGTTGGGATCGTCAATTTGGTTTTTACGTGTTTCTGCGTGATTGAAACGAAAGGCAAGTCACTGCAGATAATACAGGACGAATTGAAACACGGAACTCGAAAGGAATTAGGAGTGGATCGAGATATACCGGAGATAGGCTGTGGTAATCATGGGCAAAGACGGTGA
- the LOC109036937 gene encoding uncharacterized protein, translated as MLNFITGGIQRQLAASLIAGFSCFIGGSLMGWPAPTLKKFREPNSAVRMTPPEEAWMVNALYIMSMLCTLPIGAVMNRIGRRTTMLVLCASPTISWIMIYFARTSFVLIAARAIAGFWLGGCLTVLPIYIAEIAEPRVRGIAGCFMMLNAMVGMLSAYAIGPLLSVLTVAVINLVYPILFFALFLFCPESPYFYAMRGRHAAAGRALAWLRGGAPIEGELTIIQTSIEDEAKAGQGYVTRMLLFITNAANRKAFFIVEVMNFLQRFSGLSALAAFSTVILPNRIGPLTADHCTFFMGVNWLVASVCCTCLIDKVGRKPLLYLSGIGIFVSMFPTAAWYYLDRETSTDVTRVNWVPFAGFLLFGFTMDIGLGCIAPIYTGEMFPSNLKAQAAALSNMVASISSTLSTALFVVISEKVGLYANFLVFASVGIVVLLFTYFCVIETKGKSLQMIQEELHCRPGKKSETDHEKSMNSHARNPKNTRYLISQGSAPCGVLECQVPIETFAVNNNDDVQVQWDPEAVGSSRDILCFHLPGALSTIIMGNMLGWPAPTLKKLREPDSEIHLSLWEEVWVVNVFYLTTLMGPFPYGVLMNVMGRKTTLLIANIFAAASWALTYFGRTGTTLLIARGLAGIMSGGAFTVMFVYVAEIAEPRVRGIAGTLMVASIFLGTILVYLFGPYVSIQTMAAISGTLPLVFLLLFSLCPESPYYYVMRGRRADAERALAWLRGGAPIENELAAIQTSIERERKTGQGYFAKMLSLITVPAHRKAFIIVEVLAFLQRFSGFSSLATYSTVVLPPRLGPLTVDHCTLIMGVVWLVSSLFCSAFIDRVGRKPLLYFSSIGFVVSMLPTAIWYYLDRETSADVTGVNWVPFAGFIGFGVALTGGLGSIAPVYNGELFPSHLKGQASAFTTIVGAASSAISIAMFPMLASHVGLYANFLVYAAMGPVTGVFTYFYVIETKGKSLQMIQAELNGEEIGEQEENGKE; from the exons ATGTTGAACTTTATTACAGGTGGAATCCAGCGCCAATTAGCGGCATCTTTGATAG CTGGTTTCTCGTGTTTCATCGGCGGATCATTGATGGGATGGCCGGCCCCGACGTTGAAGAAATTCCGGGAGCCGAACTCGGCGGTCCGCATGACCCCTCCGGAGGAAGCGTGGATGGTGAACGCCCTGTACATCATGTCGATGCTGTGCACCCTGCCAATAGGGGCTGTCATGAACCGGATCGGCCGGAGGACGACCATGCTCGTTTTATGTGCCTCCCCGACCATCTCCTGGATAATGATCTACTTCGCTCGAACCAGTTTCGTCCTCATCGCCGCTCGAGCGATCGCTGGATTTTGGCTGGGTGGTTGTCTAACGGTGCTGCCTATCTACATCGCTGAAATCGCCGAACCGCGAGTACGAGGAATCGCTGGTTGCTTCATGATG CTCAACGCAATGGTGGGAATGCTTTCCGCTTATGCGATCGGCCCGTTACTCTCTGTTCTGACAGTGGCGGTCATCAACCTCGTCTACCCTATACTCTTCTTTGCGCTCTTCCTGTTCTGTCCGGAGTCCCCGTACTTCTACGCCATGCGAGGGCGCCACGCGGCCGCTGGTAGGGCGCTGGCCTGGCTCAGGGGAGGGGCGCCCATCGAGGGCGAGCTCACCATCATCCAAACGTCCATCGAGGACGAGGCAAAGGCGGGCCAGGGCTATGTGACGAGGATGCTCCTGTTCATTACCAATGCCGCGAACCGGAAAGCCTTTTTCATCGTCGAGgttatgaattttttgcaaag attttctggCTTGAGCGCTTTGGCAGCTTTCTCTACCGTAATCCTCCCAAACCGAATCGGACCTCTGACCGCTGACCACTGCACCTTCTTCATGGGCGTCAACTGGCTCGTAGCAAGCGTCTGCTGCACCTGCCTGATCGACAAAGTGGGCAGAAAACCCCTCCTCTATCTATCGGGCATCGGGATATTCGTATCCATGTTCCCGACGGCCGCCTGGTACTACCTGGACAGGGAGACGTCAACTGACGTCACTCGGGTCAACTGGGTTCCGTTCGCCGGGTTCCTGCTTTTCGGCTTCACCATGGACATCGGTCTCGGCTGCATCGCCCCGATTTACACGGGCGAGATGTTCCCGAGCAACCTCAAAGCTCAGGCCGCCGCCCTGTCAAACATGGTCGCTTCGATCTCGTCGACCTTGAGTACGGCTTTGTTCGTGGTGATAAGTGAGAAAGTCGGATTGTACGCTAATTTCTTGGTCTTCGCGTCGGTTGGAATCGTCGTTTTGCTTTTCACGTACTTCTGCGTGATCGAAACGAAAGGCAAGTCCTTGCAGATGATCCAGGAGGAGTTACATTGCAGACCGGGAAAAAAATCGGAGACGGATCACGAGAAATCG ATGAACTCTCAT GCGAGGAACCCGAAAAATACGCGCTACTTAATCAGTCAAGGCTCCGCACCATGTGGAGTTCTGGAGTGTCAAGTGCCGATTGAGACTTTCGCCGTGAACAATAATGATGATGTACAAGTTCAGTGGGATCCAGAGGCAGTTGGCAGCAGCAGGGACAt ctTGTGCTTTCATCTTCCAGGTGCGCTCTCGACGATAATCATGGGAAACATGCTCGGCTGGCCAGCACCGACGTTGAAGAAACTCCGCGAGCCGGATTCTGAGATCCACCTGAGCCTTTGGGAGGAGGTATGGGTGGTGAACGTCTTTTACTTGACGACCCTCATGGGTCCGTTCCCATACGGGGTGCTCATGAACGTCATGGGACGGAAAACGACCCTGCTCATAGCCAACATCTTCGCTGCCGCTTCTTGGGCACTCACCTACTTCGGTCGCACTGGCACTACGCTTCTCATCGCCAGGGGCCTCGCTGGAATCATGTCCGGCGGGGCTTTTACGGTGATGTTCGTTTACGTCGCGGAGATCGCTGAACCGCGAGTGCGCGGGATCGCCGGAACGTTGATGGTG GCAAGCATATTTCTCGGGACGATTTTGGTCTACCTTTTCGGCCCCTACGTCTCAATCCAAACGATGGCCGCGATTAGCGGCACGCTTCCTCTCGTCTTCCTCTTGCTCTTCTCACTTTGCCCGGAGTCGCCCTACTACTACGTCATGAGGGGGCGCCGCGCGGATGCTGAGAGGGCGCTGGCCTGGCTCCGCGGAGGGGCGCCCATCGAAAACGAACTAGCCGCCATCCAGACCTCCATCGAGAGGGAAAGGAAGACTGGCCAGGGGTACTTCGCCAAAATGCTCAGCTTGATAACTGTTCCCGCCCATCGCAAGGCCTTCATTATTGTTGAGGTCTTGGCTTTCTTGCAAAG gttttccggCTTCAGCAGCTTGGCCACTTACTCCACGGTCGTTCTACCCCCGCGTCTCGGCCCGCTGACCGTCGACCACTGCACCCTGATTATGGGGGTTGTTTGGCTTGTATCCTCCCTATTCTGCTCTGCCTTCATCGATCGGGTCGGCAGGAAGCCCCTCCTCTACTTCTCCAGCATCGGGTTTGTGGTCTCCATGCTGCCGACGGCCATCTGGTACTATCTCGATCGGGAGACatccgctgacgtcaccggggTCAACTGGGTCCCTTTCGCGGGGTTCATTGGTTTTGGGGTCGCTTTGACTGGGGGTTTAGGCTCCATAGCCCCCGTCTATAACGGCGAGCTGTTCCCCAGTCACTTGAAAGGCCAGGCCTCCGCGTTTACTACGATAGTTGGCGCCGCTTCGTCTGCGATTAGCATAGCGATGTTTCCTATGTTGGCCAGTCATGTGGGGTTGTATGCGAATTTTCTCGTTTACGCCGCGATGGGGCCTGTTACTGGGGTTTTCACGTATTTTTATGTGATCGAAACAAAGGGTAAATCGTTGCAGATGATACAAGCCGAGTTGAATGGAGAGGAGATTGGTGAACAAGAGGAAAATGGGAAGGAATGA